The segment AGAGCTCATGCTCTCATGGGCAGGAAGACAGACCTGCAAAGAGATCTGGAATGTGATATCAGGTGTTGACAAGAGCTCCGGAGGGAGCAGAGCATGGAAAGGTCAGAAAGGAAAGACCCAGGGTCTCTGAAGGAGGTGTCAGGAAATAAGTCTAAGGATGCCCTGATGTGAGCAGGACCTGAGGGTGTTGTGGAGGGAGCCATGCAGATCCCTGGGGAAGaggatttcaaagagaaaaatgccGAGGTCAGAAGTGTTGAATGAATGGGGGTCGTGCTGCTGACCTTGACCCAGTAGGACAGTACGACAAaaacacaatacacacacatacacacaaagaggggtgtgtgtgtttgtgtgtgtgtgtctacaagGCAGATGATTGAAGAGATCATCTCAGGACCCAGGGCCCCATCTTTTTACCCCAATACATAGGTCTCAATATTGACTGATGCTCTCTCCACCTCCTAGCATCACTTTTAATCTTCTGGAACTCGCCCACCACTGCCCAAGTCACAATTGAAGCTCAGCCAACCAATATTTCCGAGGGGAATGATGTTCTTCTACTTGTGCACAATTTACCCAAGAATCCTGCTGCCTACATCTGGTACAAAGGGCAAATATTGGACCTCCACCATTACATTACAGCATATACAGTAGACACTGAAAGAATTATATTTGGGTCTGCATACAGTGGACGAGAAAGAGTATATTCCAATGCATCCCTGCTGATCCAGAGTGTGAACCAGAAGGACGCAGGATCCTACACCGTACAAATCATAAAGCAAGGTGACAGGACTGAAGGAGTAACTGGACATTTCACCTTATATGGTGAGTGATTCCACATGATCCCTGGGTGTTGAGGGGTGGGGGTCACTTCTACTTTGCACACACAGGATGGTCAGGCCTGGACTGTGCCTGTGTCCCTCTCTGCATTATGTCCCATGTTTGGGTTTTGGCATTTAGTGcaggacacacacagaggagacaaactACAACAGATCAGAAttcctttcctgcctccagaccctgcAGACACTTGCTGCACAGGAAGGACAGTCtgatggggtggggggtgctcAGCAGGAGGAGATCAGCCTCAGCCAAGCACCTCATGCCCTCTTCATAAACTTGACCCTGAGAAAGACCCTGGAGAAGTGAGTAGGGCTTTGCCAAAGAGGACCCTTGAGATACTCTCAGAGAAGCTCAGCCCAAGAAGCCTCAACCCCAGACCCCGTCCCTAAATCCTCACTCCAGATAAAGCTGAGGAGCTTGTGTCAATTCTGGGTTGTGGCAGGGCTTACTGGGACCAAGGATTCACCAGCTGTCTGAGGACTGTGTCTCCTGGAGCTGCTCACTAGCCAGGGCTCAGCCCTCAGAACCTCATCTGGTCAAGGACAGAGCTTTCTTCACCTGACACTCAGAGTGGAGAGGACAGAAAGGCAAGCTTTGTAGGCCATCAGCCAACTGCCTTGCGAGGCTTAGGACACTCCATAGGTAGTCTAAtgtccccagaagcagaaacagaagagagaaaatgtacCTGGCAGCAGCTTGTCCACAGAGATCTGACCTAAAGGTGCTCTCTCATGGAAGTGAATAACAATAAATGCTGTTTGTGTGAACACCTCCACTGTGCCAAGTATTAGGTCCGATGACTGTGAGGAATTTACAATTTATTCACAGATAGCATGAAAACCCACAGTCCATTTGCCATTTAGCTTATTTGACTGGGAGataactgaggcacaggaaggcACAGTCACTGAACCAGAGTCACACAAACACAAAAGGTAGATCAGGGTCACATGAGGTCTGTCTGCAGTCACAGGTCCATCCTCTCCTCCACCAGAAGTGAGGGCTTATTGGGTTCCAATGACCCTGTAGTAATTTATTGGCTTAAATCCTCTCTTCTTAGGCATCCAAACCTCAGAGGAGTGAGAGCAAATGGTCAGCTGATTAGTCTGCACTCCAGAACTAAATCACCAGTCTCAACCATCAGAGTCAGTGCAAAAAA is part of the Theropithecus gelada isolate Dixy unplaced genomic scaffold, Tgel_1.0 HiC_scaffold_1390, whole genome shotgun sequence genome and harbors:
- the LOC112616921 gene encoding pregnancy-specific beta-1-glycoprotein 5-like translates to MGPLSAPPYTLHITWKELLLTASLLIFWNSPTTAQVTIEAQPTNISEGNDVLLLVHNLPKNPAAYIWYKGQILDLHHYITAYTVDTERIIFGSAYSGRERVYSNASLLIQSVNQKDAGSYTVQIIKQGDRTEGVTGHFTLY